The sequence agtattcttgacggtttcaaAATCGTCGTTGAATCTAGTGTCAAGAAAGGTCATTTTCTTGATGGTTAtaaaaagtgtcaagaattGGTATCGTTGACACTTtttaaccgtcaagtattcaatttttcatgacagttgagAACCGTCAAGAGGATACAATTTTATGATCGTTTTgaaccgtcaagaatgagatgatgaagcccaaaaatcgtcaagaatacgactattcatgacattttaaaaccgtcaaagtgcatttttcatgacattttaaaaccgtcaagtattcaattttcatgacatttacaaaccgtcaagagttaatttttcatgacatttaataaccgtcaagagtactctttttcatgacatttggaaaccgtcaagagtgctttttaatgacattttagaatcgtcaagaattttgttatttatgacatttgcaaaccatcaagaaatgtattgttaatgacatttcaaaaccgtcaagcaatttttcatttttttaattgtaatttattttatattattcttcctatattatgctctcattggtccaaaaattcaactacatataaacgacaaatatacatcaaatggcaactaaacatcatccattcaatatcatttccaaaactttgcatcatattcatatatcatttacaaaaccaatatatatataaacaatttcaacagatttccaagaattgaactaaacatcatctaattaactaacctagcccaaaagtatgtcatccccaatacataaactttcataatggcaacccccTACATATATGAATAGTTcacctatcaacaattcacctaaactGTAATCCTCTACAAAGTCgcaaaagtatatcaatcaacccctcccctccatatgaacatttcaaaaaatcagccacaaaaaataaagttaatttcctttttcagaGATGACGCCATAAGTCCTAGATCacatgtacgaacccaaaaactccaccaactcaacccgcacctcatctaactcggcttgtgagtatgattttcgtgtatcaatctgtagacatgcaaaataaatgaattagtattcatgaaaattattatacgtacaaaagaaatagtttgatatataacgtaccgaatccgagatgacaatgctttccctatttacaatttctctcatatacttcatgacatagtatccacacgtagtgctcccgacttgtagtggacactataaaaacaataaattagaataacggtctagtcttaattgctagtaatctacaaaatacaattgaatttaaatatttatacttgcctttactgttcgccataaagtttgtttcctgcttttattaatgttcttttgcgaGTGAAATATCGTTATTGCTCTATTTTGccaagataagattgcacatatattagaatattgtacatgcattagaattatgagcactacatgatataaaagattaaacttacgtgtcggttacatatcttgtagttgcttttgatgtcgtccttagcgagtcaaggtaaaacactgtatcctcatacgcatttatagcaagcagtgcctaatgacccctaattatacaaaaatgtaagtactattttattgtcaatgcaaCAAATACCCCAACTAAACTTACCCGGGATTAAAAGGAGCAAGAACTACTTGGTCGGGTTTGGACACCATCAAGTTTTCTGCACATTCAATACTTCTAAATAGCCTTTTGAATCGTGGAATGGGTGGGAAGTACCATATCACTTTTGAGGGAATttgctttctctcttcatttctatccTTAACGTTTTTTCACCTCAATTGACCACATTCAGGAGATTCTGTTGCATTAGCAAATTCTTTCCTATAGAGACAACAATTATTAggacatgcatgaatcttttcatattccattcctaatgcacctaatgttttctttgcttcgtacaatgaatttgggagttcattggtagttggcagaatttccttcaaagttttaagtaattctgaaaaactgatatcactccatccatatctaacttttaaattatacaatttaactagaGTAGACAACTTGGTGTACTTTTTACATCCTTCATACAATGGTTTTTCGGCATCAATAAGCAACTTCTCAAATCCATTTGggtcttttgaatactcctcgtgagcaacttcaatcatttcttttacacttccaacatcattctcttcacatgTATGTGTGTCAAACTTTGAACATTCTCCATAGAAATATGAGTTAGTAAGTgtttcaccatgccaaaaccaaattttataactttcatcaataccattaacatataaatgatctctaacaTCCTTTCTACTATGCTTTTCACAATTCTCACATTTCAACCAAGGACAACCAATGTAAGAGGTACTTGTATtcgaaaatccaaatttgatgaaattttccacgcccaactcatattctttggataatctacttttatgcatccatgatttatccataattgtaaatctattgacaaataaagtaaattaaattagttcaaaaagtctttttgagataataaaaagagaaaagaaatatggATATTGAACAAACATTCGCTTAATAAG comes from Cucumis melo cultivar AY chromosome 12, USDA_Cmelo_AY_1.0, whole genome shotgun sequence and encodes:
- the LOC127144265 gene encoding uncharacterized protein LOC127144265, translating into MDKSWMHKSRLSKEYELGVENFIKFGFSNTSTSYIGCPWLKCENCEKHSRKDVRDHLYVNGIDESYKIWFWHGETLTNSYFYGECSKFDTHTCEENDVGSVKEMIEVAHEEYSKDPNGFEKLLIDAEKPLYEGCKKYTKLSTLVKLYNLKVRYGWSDISFSELLKTLKEILPTTNELPNSLYEAKKTLGALGMEYEKIHACPNNCCLYRKEFANATESPECGQLR